The window TTGAGTATCTAGCCCATTCGGAATAACTTCAACGCGAACATCTTGAAACAGAGAACTCGAACTCGCGCACTTGGCTAGCCAGGTACTCGGAGTAACAATTGTTAAGTTTAAATTCTGCCAAGCTTTCAATTTTCGCTGCCATACCCAGCGGGAAATATCATGACTTTTACCACTATTTAGTTGAGGACAAGCCCCACAGGAATTGATATAGCGATCGCACTCTTGAGAGTAGTGACACCCACCTGTAAACGCCCACATATCATGCAGTGTCCACACAATAGGTTTTTTAAATTTGGCGATGGATTCAATCGATAAGTAGCCATGACAAACCCAATGTAAGTTAACCACATCTGGAGAGAGTTTGGCTACTTTTGAAATAATGCTTTCTGGAAGCCATTGCAGGGAAAAATCTGCCGCGTTGCGCTGACGATAAAATTTTAAGGGTAAAGCATCTAAACGTTCAGGTAGTTTTAACTTAGCGCTTGCCTTTTCCAGAGTCGTTTGGGGGGAAAATACAGCTAGATTATCACTATATTTTAATTGCACTAGAATTTGAGATTCTACACCCAAACGCTGTAAACCCTGGTGCAACCGTAACGTTGCCCGTCCTGCCCCTCCACCATCAGATTCACTCAGATGTAAGACTTTCATCTAGAAATATGACTGACTCCTCACGCCTAGTTTTAAGCTCTGCCTATTGTTTTTTTAACCGCTTGAGCCACTCGCGCTAATTTGGGTCGATTCCATACATACTGCCACACATCCGTTCTCAATTTTGCGGTTGGTGAATAGTATTTCTGGTGCGAAGGAACTAATCGATACTGCATTCCTTGATACACCTCATAGTCGATAATACTCGGCTTTTCGGCATAGCGACTACCGCTGGGGTACTGGCTGGGGAGATAATGAGCGGTTAAGGATTTTCGGGAATATTGGGGATTTAAGGTTGGGAAAGAACCATGAACTGTTCCAGAATTCCAAAATAGTACATCTCCTTTTTTCAAGGCAGGAGCATAAATTTCGTTTTGATGAAGCTCTACATACTCCTTCAATTTTTTCATGTAAGGGCTATTTGAAGCTTTTTCATCAGCCGTTAAGTCGAGTTCAACTCGATGCGATTTGGGCAAAACGTAGAATCTGCCTGCTTCTTCGTGGATGTCTTCTAAGGCGAACCATCCAGCTAGCAGATGACCGCTCGGCATAGAGTCTAAATAATACCAGTCCTGATGAGCCGGTGTAGCGGCGTTCAGATCGAACAACATGGACTGCATCAAGTTATGCTCTTGACTATTGGTGAGTTGAGTCAGTGCATCTCTAACTTGTGGGGAGCAAAAAATTTGTTTAATGGTTTCATCAAACTCTGGATGGTTTGGGTAATCGTGAACATTCAAAAAAGATTCTTCGCAATATCCGAACTCATTGACTTGGTTTCTTTCCCAGCGATTGCTGGATTGTCTAAAAAAATAGCTGTTCGAGTTCAGAACTTGTGATTTATATATGTCTAAAAGCTGATCAATAAGACTTTCTGGAATAAGCTTTTGAAAGATGTAATATCCATTTTCATCATAATACTCTTTCGGCTGGCTCATAAGGTCACCCTGGAGATTTTTTAATGATTGATCAACAAACTGATAGCTTTGAGCATTTAAGCATTATCCTGCTGTTATCACGTCTATCTTAAGGAAGAATAAATATTAATTTCAGTTTTAGCTTATTTTTCTCTAACCTGATAGTGAATTTAGAGCTTGAATATCTTCTTTATTTTATTTTGAGCTTTCTTGAAGATGTTTGGATCGTAATCAAATAACGTTCTTTGGGTAAATCTATCAGCCTCTAAGTCTCGAAAGATAAAGGGTGGATGTTTTAAAGGAAAATCCATTGCTTCTATTGCCATTTTAATATATGGATCTTTTTCATCATGGATGTGGGTTGCTTCTGCACCATACCCAATATTAGTTACCAAATTTCTATCAGAAATAATACATAATCCATTTTGAAGCCAACAGGAAAACATCCATTTAAAATCCCATCCTGTTAAACGTCCATCATATAACATCTGAGCCGTTCTTTCCCAAACTTTTACAGCATAAGGGTCTTCTAATATATCTTTCATAAATTTTTTGTCTCGCACTTCAGGCCAGAGTTTAAGGTCAACATCGAAGTACTGCCATGAACGTCTCCAAGTTGCCCATCCCCAGCAAAGGGTAAAACGAGAAAAATAGTAATTGTAATCTGTTCTTTTGCGTCCAAATAGGACATTTTGTCCCGATATATTCATGACCCTTGGATCGTGGCGATAACGGTCTAGCAATTCTTCACAATAGGTAAAAAAGGTAGGATGAGGGATGCAATCATCTTCTAGGATAATGGCTTCTTCAACGGTGTCAAACACCCAATTTAACCCATCTATAATCCGGGGATCGCAACCTAAATTAGTATCAGAGTAATTTTTGAGAACTTGGCATTCCCAGTCTACCCGATCAATAATTGCACGAGCTGAAGCGCACTTTTCTTTATCCTCAGGTCGGTTAGGACGAGGGCCATCGGCAATAACTAAAAGTTGGGAAGGTTGAGCTTTGCGAATGACCTCAAATACTTTTTCTGTATGATGGGGACGATTGAAAATAATCAAGACAACTGGGGTTTTCATCTACGAATAAGGCTTTATAGATTTTTATTAATTGGGACAATTAGCTTGGATATAAGAATAACAGTTGAGATTTTCAGTCAATATTTTTCTGAAGTTAAAACCCCCTACATATATATTAACTTTCTGCAATTCTTTTAAGCTATACCCGCCAATTTTAGGATTTTTAACAACGAATCTAATTTTACCAAGATATTGTCTCCAGCCAAGTGTGGGTCAATCCCTTCTGGTGGTTTTCGTCCTTCCCCAATCAAGTAGTAATAATCTAGATTGATTTGGTTTAGCATGGCCCAATAACCAACATTGACATAATTGGGGGAAAAAATCTCGATTAACTTCGTTCCTGGCTGGCAGAATACCATATTTGTAATGCCTGAACCATGAGGCGCGATTACAACCTTGACCGAAGAAAAAAGTGCCGCTTTTTCAGTGATCGTCATTGACTCTAGGGCTATGCTTTTGAATCCCCATTGTGCTAAAAAAGCTGTAACTTCAGCTTCGTTAATAACTTTACGATATTGAGCATCAGAACGACTGATATAAAGCCGCTCTACATCTTTATAGCGTTGGGTATTAGAAGCAGAATTGGGTAAAAACTCTCTCCTTAAGAAATCACAAACCCAACGCGGAGGGTTTCCTGATAAGGCTGGCAATGAAGGAACCAATAAGCGCTCGGCTTTTATATGTGGATACTTACAACTTTCAATGATTTTATGATCTGGAATTCCTAAAGTTTTTAAGGTTTCTTGTTGAAAGGGGTAATTGTAACTATTCACAATAAATTTATCTATAGTCTTGAAAGAAATTCCTCCTTGACGCAATAGTTCAATTCTGGGCAATAAATCGGTTAACCAGTGAAAATAAATATGAGCTTTGGCTGAAGTGAGGACAGCGGCTGTTCCTTCAATATGATGTACAGGGGGTAACTTCCACTCCCCGAAAATAGAGTGATTTTTGGGTAATCGTTTAAAGTCTAGAGATACGTCGGACAAAATCCGATCATCTCCTGTAATAACAGCACTGTAATCCACGTTTCTTCCCTTGTTAACCCAGACTCGTCCTCTGGGTACGACAACAACGAATGAAGCCGGTAGCGCTCGCCGATATTCAATTTTAAACTTCCAATGGATAGTTTCATCCAGCGTTTTTGGAATTGAGCGATTGATTAACTGAATGGGATAAATTTCTATATAACTACATTGAAGATAATTTGGAGCGGTTTGGTTAGCAATGATCCACTTTTTCGTTGATTCGTAAAAACCTTTAGGTGGACCAATAATTTCGGAGCTAAAAAGTATTTTTTGAATCGGTTTAATTAAAAGATTTTTAGAGCAGCGAATGACTTCGTTCCCTAAAATCCAGTAAGGTCTAATAAAAGCTTTTAATTTTTTCTCAAGTAAGCTCTCTAATAAGCTCAACAGCCTAGAACAAACACTAGGAAGAGAACCTACTATATATTGAATAGCTAAAATAATTGGCGCAATAAATCTATTTAGCAATTGTGCCCAAATTCACCACCCTGTAAAAAGAGGTTTGGATTGAGTCTCACTGATTACATCCCAAACAGCCCAAGCAGTAGAATAGCTTTGGTTTGGTGAAGAAATATCTTGCGAGTTGGGGGATAAAATGCACCAACAGCGTAAGCCGAAACGAGTTGGCTAATGACGGTTGCGATCGCGGCTCCTAATCCTCCGTAATAGGGGATGAAAAAATAGTTTAGCACGATATTCACAACAGCACCGGCGGCGGCTGTTGCAGCGGAAAACTTCATTAACCCCTCTGTGGTGATCCAGGTTTCTCTAGCCACCCCTAAAGACACAAACAAGCCAGCCCAAATATGTATGTTTAAAATTGCCCCTGCCTCTACATAATTGTTGCCATAAAGCAGCGTAACAATTTGGGTCGATAAAAACGTAACCGGAATTGCAACGACATAAGCTAAGGCTGACACCATCGTAAAAAGTTGTTGTAGCCGCTTGTAATAAACCGCCTCACTGATTTCTTTGGATTGTACAATAATGGGAAACACTGAGTTCACGATCGCACCGGGAACGAAGTACCATAACTCTGATATTTTGACAGCTGCCGAATAAATACCAACGGATTCATCCCCTACCATCTGACCCAGCATGACTTGGTCAATCCGCATATAAATCATAATCACGATTCCGGAGAGAATAAGGGGCCAGCTATCTTTGAGTAATGATTTAGCATACCTAAAACTAACGTGCCATGCCTTAATCAGATTCCCCGTTAATCGATAAGCAATGAGCATCCCGATGGCGCTCAAAATATACTCTACAACTATCGCGGTAGCAAAGGCGACGAGTGGCGCTTTCATCTGAATTAATACAATTTTGACCGCATTAATGAGTACATAAGCGGCATTTCTCGCCCAAACTGAATATTTTGACTGAACTTGTGATTGAAACCAGTAATCAATAATGTCAAATGATTGAACAATAGCTCCAGTTGCAACAATGCTTACCAACCAAAGAGTTTCTTGATAGTTAGGGCTACCACTAGAGGTCGAGAAAAAAACGACTCCAAAGGTAACAAAAAACGTTACGATGCTGGCAATAAATTTGAGGATAAAAGCTGTGCCAAGAGTCTCATTTTTATGAGATATATCGCGTGCTAGGTTACGAATGACAATATTGTCTAACCCTAATTTGGCAAACGGAACAAATAGCCCAACGATGGCGATGGCGTAATTGAAGCGACCAAATCTCTCTGGGCCAAGATAACGAGCGAGCCAAAGTCCAACCAGCAGACCCAGAAGCATCTGCACAATCTTTTCTGTAAATAGCCAAGCCGTATTCCCAATAATCTTACGCAGATTAGGGGTGAGCTTTTGCCTAACAGCAGAGAGCTTGTTTAGCATCAAACGTTTCCAATCCTGATTAAATAGTATTTAAAAACTGAATATTCTAGGGATTAACGAAATCGGTAAAAATCCTTTGCCGTCGATTTCTATAAACTTTATTCAGCTCGTTAACGGTAAGATCTCAGGGTACACAGTTCGCTTAGTTGCACTATCCCCTTTTCCTGAAGTATCCAAGGTTAATCGAACAGTCGTTACCACATACCAAAACCAAATGCTGGTAATTCCTACCAAACCTGTTTCGGTCAAATTTGTCATCAAAGTATACGTTAACAGTAAAAGCGGCAAGCCCGCTTCTGGTAAACGAGCTTTACCTAAATAAACAACTGATTTGGCTATATTATTAAAAAATGAGCAAACAAACAGAGCCACGCCTAACCAACCCAACTCAAGCCCAAGATCTAAAAATCCATTGTGAGAATGCGCTGGTTGAAACTGTGTTTTTGCCACAATAATATCACCCCCTGGGTCTCCAGCTCCTCGCCACGGCTGCCAGAAACCCGATAATCCGTAGCCTAAAATAGGACGTTGGTTGATTTTATCTACGATAATCGGCCAAAAATCGGTTCTTCCTGTTAATGTCATATCTTTATTCAGGGTATCTACGACAATAAATTTTAAATTTTCTGTAACAATAATGCTCACGCAAATACTGACTATCATAAACAGAATGACCGAAACAAAAGCCCATTGAACTTTTAGCCTTTTGACAAAACCAAAGTATCCCCACAAACTTAATAACACTACCGTTAAAACTTTGCTGGCTCCACTGTTTCCGTTAATCAATCCAATAAATGATATAACAACGAATGCAAGAGATCGGCGACGTTGCTTAGGAGCATAAAAAGCGTGCATTAACCACAAAACGGCTGTTTGAGCCATGAAAAAAGAGAATTGGTTTTTGTGGCCTAAAACTCCATGCCAATCGCTTTGATTCTCTTTAACCGCATAAAAAATACAAATGATGGCTAGAATGATGTTGACCCACCGCCAAAATCGATAAATTTCTGTCCAAGAATACTGTTTGCCGAAATAAATAGCAAAAATTGTAACCTCTAATAAGACTAAAACCGTTTTTAGCGTGAGGCTTATATCATTTGACCAAAATACAGATAGCGCCGCTAATAGCAAAAATAAACTGAAAAAAGGAGCTTTAACAAAAATGTCGGCTAAGACCCTAATGTAATTTCTTAGCGTATAACGCAGCCGGGAAACTATAATACAAAAAATAATGCTATAGAATCCAATTTGAGCCGCTATAGTGGGGATTGTGGTTGTTATCAGCATCAAAGCTCTAGGATGTAATTTATCAAACGGGCTAAGTGTGGCTCCCGTTGACCCCGCTATACTGATCAGCAACATCCCAAAAAACAACATTTCTATAGCCTCGGTCAGTTTTTTATTTCTGCCTGTATAATTAAAAATTATCAAGAAATAAACGATGGCAATTCCTACGAGAAAAAAAAGAATTATGGGGCTGCTTAAAATAATTTCTTTCATAACTATTGTCTAATTTGCTTCACAGTTTAACTAAAACGTTACGATTTAAGATTGAGAAAAAAAGCATTGACTAGTTCATCAAGTAATTGGGTTCTTTCGGCGACTAGAAGACCATATACCCCGATTTTAGGCTTGAGGATAAAACCCTAGGAAACTGGACAAGATTGCCCAAGAAATGCCTCTTATCTGTTCAATAGGGGGGCATTCAGGTGAGTCAATTCTCATGTCCTCATTGGTAACAGAAGCAGCAGTATCCTTCGACATTGAGCCATAAGTTCCTCTCGCGCTATACCGGACTTACTCAGCATGATATACTCTGTTCCCGGAAAACAGCTTGTTTATCCTTATATCCAACTCAGTTAGTGTCCACAATCTGATGAACCCTATGGGTGCAGAGAAAATGAGTCGTACAAATCAAACAATACAGACTAGATTACCAGAATTTGATTTACTTAGAAGTCTAGCGATAATAGGAGTCGTCATTATTCATATTACAGCCCCCCTGGACTTATATGCCCATCAGGGGGTTTTTGTGTATTATCTATTTGTCAGCATTCATTTAGCTCAACGATTTTGTGTTCCAGTATTTCTAATAATTAGCGGTTTTTTCTTAACCTATAAGATTGAAAATCAACAAAATCCAACTTTAATTTTAAAAAAGAGACTCCTCCGAATCATTCCTCCTTATCTTTTTTGGTCTTCATTTTTTTATTTTTTAGATGTTGTTTTGGGTGAAAGAAATTTCAATCTATTTTTATTACTAAAAGATTTATTGACAGGCTCTGTTGTAGGTTCCTATTACTTTGTGGTTTTGATTATCCAATTTTATGTTTTGTGGTGGCTTCTATCCAAGTTAAAAGTTTGGAATTACACCAAATTGTTGATGATTTCCCTGGGTATTCAGATTATAATAACAAGTTATTTATATTATTATCTATTCCAAGTTCACTACTTCCCTGTAATTGATTTAATGTATCGATTCATAGCGGCTTGGTCTTTTTATTTTGTCTTGGGTTTATGTTTAGGCAATAATTATGAAAAAATTAAAAGGATTATTCAAAAGCTAAAATTTCCTTTAGTTTTAATGAATTTAGTTTTTCTCGTGCTAAGCATCATTGAATTTTACATCATTGATGGTTTAAATCTAGTGAATACCATTAATCCTCAAACAGAGATAACAGGTGCAAAGCTTGAAACGGCTATTTCCTATTGGCGGATATCTTCGCAACTTTATTCTGTCGCTTTTTTTCTTCTGATTATATCCTTCCATAGCACGAATTTTTTGCCATCTGGAGTCACTCAGATTGTAAAAAAAATCTCTGAATATTCTTTCGCTATTTATCTCATTCATCAACCTATTCTTTGGAAATTATTTTTTAGAGTATTTAACTTATTAGGAACGGGAAGCTTAGCTTCTTTTTTGGTTATTTTAGTACTCGATTTGGGGATATGTTACGGCTTGATTTATTTAGGTTGTAAATTTTTGCCCAAAAAGTACAGCCGATATGTATTTGGGTTGTAACCCCATACATTGAAAAATTCCTGAAATTGAACCAAAGGGTTGTATTAAGGATAAAGCGATACGATGCTGGAAGCGCGTTTCTGAGGGAAGGGAAAGTCAGCGATATGAACTGGGTATTTTCAGGCCCTTTAAGGGTGGAAACAGTGGAAATTGCGATCGCCGATTTACCGGCGTCATTGAAAGGCACAAAACTCGTACAGCTTTCGGATTTACACTACGATGGCGTGCGGCTATCGGAAAACTTACTGGCTCAAGCCATTGAAGCCTGTAACCAAGCTGAAGCCGATTTAATCTTGTTAACCGGCGACTACGTAACGGATGACCCGAACCCAATCGACCAACTGGTGCAGCGGCTAAAGCACCTACAAAGTCGCGCAGGTATCTATGCCGTACTCGGTAACCATGACCTTCACCATCGTCGTTCAAAAGTCCAAGTGACAAACGCACTCACGAGTATTGGAGTGCGAGTGTTGTGGAATGAGGTCGCCTATCCTTTAGGGTCAGAATTACCCTTTGTGGGATTTGCCGATCTCTGGTCGCGTGAGTTCAATCCCGCACCCATCATGAATGAGCTTGACCCCAAGACGCCCCGCATCGTTTTGTCTCATAATCCTGACACGGCTGAGTTATTGCAGCAATGGCGAGTGGATTTGCAGTTGTCGGGTCATACTCATGGGGGTCAGGTTGTGATTCCAGGATTTGGCCCTGGCCCCATCTTGCTGAACAAGCTCCAGCCCCATATTCCCAAACCGATGCAGCGCTGGATTCCGTTCATGAGAGCCTGTACCAGGGTCGTCAAGCATTGGGAATGGGCTGAAGGACTGCATCAAGTTGGGAACAATCAGCTCTATATCAATCGGGGTTTGGGCAGTTACGCGCCAGGACGCCTATTTTGTCCGCCAGAGGTGACAGTCATTACTCTGGTGAGAGAGGTGAGGAACTGACGCCTCATCCTCCCCAATCAATAACCACAGGGGCAATTCCCCTCCAAAGTAGTGCTTGGACACTAGCAAATCCCACAAGGCTTTAGCTATCGCAAAACTCTGAGTTTCGTTATAGTACTTCTGAGCGTGATGCTAACGCGCTCAAGTCATCCGTCAGATGATTACGCCATCTGCGTGCAGCAGCGCAAGGTGCTATCGTAAGCCAACCTTTTTCACTCCCTGGGACATTGAAAATTCCCTTTCCTGAGTGCAAGATGTGGCTTTGGCTATCAAACTCAGGTTTCATCCATGAGAAGTAAATTGCTCCAGAACTGGGTGCTCCCTCCAAGTTGGTTACGGTTTTTAATCATCATCATCTTAGTCTTGGGTCTATTTTTTCGGTTTGTTAATCTTGACCGAAAAATCTACTGGATGGATGAAACGTATACCTCACTACGAATTTCTGGATACACAGAAGCAGAAGTCGCACAGCAACTTCTAGAAAGTCAAATCTTGAGCCTTCAAAACTTACACCAATATCAACGTATTAACTCAGAAAAAAGCATCGTTGATACTGTTAAAGGCTTAGCCACCGAAGAACCCCAACTAGCCCCCCTCTATTTCATATTGGTGCGTTTTTGGGCGCAAATGTTTGGCGATTCAGTCGCGGCAATCCGAAGTTTTTCTGCCTTCCTGAGTGTGCTGGCTTTACCTTGCATCTATTGGCTGTGTTTAGAATTATTTGAATCGTCGCTAGTCGGATGGTTAGCGTGTGCCTTGCTTGTCATTTCCCCCTTTCAATTGGTATACGCCCAAGAAGCACGACAATATAGTTTGTGGACTGTGGCGATTTTATTGTCTAGTGCTTCACTTTTACGAGCCATACGCATCAATACTTGGCGCAGTTGGGGACTTTACGCAGTAACAGTAGCAGTGGGTGTTTATTCTCACTTATTTTTCGTCTTAGTTGCCATTGCCCAGGCTATCTATGTCTTCTTTATTAATAACTACCGTTGGAATAAAGCATTAAAAGGTTATTTACTCAGTTCGATCGTAGGAATCATCGCTTTTTCTCCTTGGATTGTCGTGATTCTAACCAACTACAAGCAAGCCTTAACCATGACGGCGGCTCAAGACACCAAAACCTCCTTATTATATTTTCTGAAAAGTTGGTTAGGTAATCTCAGTCGTAATTTTATCGATACGGGCTTTTCTTCCGGTTCGCCTTTTGCAGTACCCTGGTACCATTTAGTATTACCCAGCCTGAGTATCTTAGTTATCACGGCCTTAGTTATCTATTCTCTTTACTTCCTAGCTCGTGATTCTCCCAAGAGAGCTTGGTTATTTATCTTCCTATTAATTGGCTTTACTTCATTAGTTATCATCATACCGGATTTGATTTTAGGCAGGCGTACCTCGGTTACAGGGAGATATATGATTCCTTCTTACCTAGGAATTCAGCTATCGGTTTCTTATTTGTTGGGATCGAAAATTAACCCCACTCTTCTCTCCAACAGATTCCATCAATTCTGGAAGCTGATTCTGCTTGCACTACTCACGAGTGGTGTGATCTCCTGTGTGATTATTTCCCAATCCCAAACTTGGTGGAACAATCTCACGGATACCCATAATCGACAACTCGCTCAAATCATCAACCAAACCAGTAATCCGTTGGTTATTCAAGAAATTGACTCTGCCCCACCTCGTTATAATGTTTTTAATCTAATTTCTTTAAGTTATCTGTTAAATCCAGAAGTAAAATTTAAGTTTATTCCTAAAAATACGACAACTAAAATTCCCCCAAAGTTTAGCAATATATTTTTTATGGCTCCCTCTCATGTTTTGCAATCAGGAATTGAGATAGATTATCAAACTAAAATAGAGCCGATTGATGGAAACCCAGAAACCAGGTTATGGAAATTAATAAAGCCGTAAAGCCTTTGTCTTGGCATTAGAAATATTAGAATATATCGCTCAGAGTCAGATTTTGCACTACCAAGTAAACCATGAAAATCAGATTAACACCACACTGGGCGCTTCCTCCGACTGGATTACGAGTTTTAATCATTGTCTTGTTAGTACTGGCTATATTTTTCCGCTTCACCAATCTGGGTCTTAAAGTTTACTGGCATGATGAAACAATTACCTCATTACATTTGGCTGGTTACATTGGAGAAGATGTGCGACAACGCATTTTTAATGGGGGCATCGTTAGTGTTCAAGATTTACTGAAGTATCAGTATCCAACACCTGAAATAAGCTTAAACGATACCCTTCGCACTTTGATTATAGAAGACCCTCAACATCCGCCCGTCTACTATCTATTGGCGCGACTTTGGATGCATTGGTTTGGTAATTCTGTGGCAGTTATAAGGAGTGTATCTGCCCTGATTAGCTTGCTCGTATTTCCATGTATCTATTGGCTATGTATTGAATTATTTGAATCGTCCCTAGTGGGATGGGTTGCGATCGCACTCAGTTCAATCTCACCCGTGTACCTCGTCTTTGCTCAGGAAGCACGAGGGTATAGCCTATTGATGGTAACTATCCTCCTATCGAGTGCCTCCCTTCTAAGAGCCATGCGATTGAACACAATAGGAAGTTGGCTAATTTATGCCATAACTTTGGCATTGGGGCTTTATAGTCTTCCCTTAATTCTACTCACCGCCATTGGACATGGGATCTATGTGGTCATAGTCACAGGCTTACGGTGGAACAAGACGATTACCTCTTATCTTCTAGCTTCATTCGCAGGAGTTTTAGCCTTCACTCCTTGGCTGGCATTAACATTTAATAGTTTAACAAAAGCCCAGGCATCAACAGCTTGGTCTGGCACTAAAGTCCCTCTATCCCGTTTAGTTAAAAGTTGGATTGGCAACATTAGCAGAGTTTTCTTTGATATCAACCTTGACGCCAGTGCTCCGGCAATTTACCTCATTCCTCCCGTCTTAATTCTTTTAGTTTTAGTCATCTATTCGTTCTATTTTCTGTATCGTCAAACTCCTCCAAAGATCTACCTATTTATTTCAACCATGATTGGGGTTCCGTTCCTAGCCTTACTAATTCCCGATCTGATTTCAGGTGGGCTGAGATCCAGTGTTCCTCGATATCTTGTCCCTGGTTTTTTAGGAATTCTGCTAACCGTCACTTATCTTCTGAGTCAGAAAATTGTCTCGGCTAATTCGCTACAACGAAAACTCTGGCAATCTGTGATGCTGCTGCTAATTTCGGCGGGCATTATATCCTGTGTCGTCTATTCCCAGTCTCAGGTATGGTGGAACAAAAAACCTAGCGATACTCATGTCCAAGCCGCGACGATTATTAATCAAGCCAATCGTCCTTTACTGATTACCAGTTACTATCACGCTAATTTTGGTGAACTTTTATCGATGAGCTATCTCCTCAATCCCAAAGTGCAGCTTCAATTAGTATCAGAACCGAATATACCCAACATTCCTCAGGGGTTCAGCGATATTTTTGTTTTCAACCCTTCTCCTGCCTTAAAATCTGGACTCGAAAGAGACTACAACAGCAAAGTGGAGCCAATCGAACCCAGTGATCTCCAGCTTTGGCAACTCAAAAAAATAGTTAAATAGATTTCACCTTCAGAATTCCCGATCCGCAATATTCCGCACATTGCGAATGGTATGGGGCAAAACGCCTACTAAGCGAGCAAAGGCTTCATCCGGCAACTTCGCAAGAGTCTCCGAATCAAAGTATTGCTCAAACTGATTGAGAATCATCTGAGCGCGTTGTGCAGGCACGGGATTGTCGGTAATTTGTCGAGTGAGTCGAATCCACTGTCGTCGAAGCGCATAAGCCCGTTGCCGCTCATCAGCCGTTTCTGGATAAACCAACGAAAAATTACCCACTAGCAGTACTCGCTGGCAATCCAAATCGAATAGCCCACCGACTGCCGATCCGGGGCCAGCAAATTCGGCGTGATAGCGCTTATAGAGAATTAAGCCATTCCGACGCCGACTATTGATGATTAGCAGTTGCTTATCGTGCAACTGCTTGAGGACTGCCAATGCCTGTGAGTCTTGAAACTGATCCATGCCACTATAGCCTTGAGAGTCGGCGAAACCTATCCGGCGGGCAAGCACCTCCTCTTCGTAAAGAGCTGTCTGGCAACGCTGTTTGTTATCGCTCTCCATCTCAACTTGTATTGCTTAACTTCTCTGAGCAGGGAGGCACCCAGACCGAAAGCACGACCGACAAACTCAATTGGTATAAGTTCTTGAGGATACACTAGCAGAAAAATTCAGTTTACCATCTGTTTTTAATTACCCTATCAAACAAACTCAGATTCAGGATTGTTTGTTGCTCGTTAACTTTGTAACTCCATTTTATGGCATACCGCTTGGGTACAGGAAAGATTGCCGTGGGGAGATTA of the Allocoleopsis franciscana PCC 7113 genome contains:
- a CDS encoding acyltransferase; this translates as MGAEKMSRTNQTIQTRLPEFDLLRSLAIIGVVIIHITAPLDLYAHQGVFVYYLFVSIHLAQRFCVPVFLIISGFFLTYKIENQQNPTLILKKRLLRIIPPYLFWSSFFYFLDVVLGERNFNLFLLLKDLLTGSVVGSYYFVVLIIQFYVLWWLLSKLKVWNYTKLLMISLGIQIIITSYLYYYLFQVHYFPVIDLMYRFIAAWSFYFVLGLCLGNNYEKIKRIIQKLKFPLVLMNLVFLVLSIIEFYIIDGLNLVNTINPQTEITGAKLETAISYWRISSQLYSVAFFLLIISFHSTNFLPSGVTQIVKKISEYSFAIYLIHQPILWKLFFRVFNLLGTGSLASFLVILVLDLGICYGLIYLGCKFLPKKYSRYVFGL
- a CDS encoding glycosyltransferase family 39 protein, with protein sequence MRSKLLQNWVLPPSWLRFLIIIILVLGLFFRFVNLDRKIYWMDETYTSLRISGYTEAEVAQQLLESQILSLQNLHQYQRINSEKSIVDTVKGLATEEPQLAPLYFILVRFWAQMFGDSVAAIRSFSAFLSVLALPCIYWLCLELFESSLVGWLACALLVISPFQLVYAQEARQYSLWTVAILLSSASLLRAIRINTWRSWGLYAVTVAVGVYSHLFFVLVAIAQAIYVFFINNYRWNKALKGYLLSSIVGIIAFSPWIVVILTNYKQALTMTAAQDTKTSLLYFLKSWLGNLSRNFIDTGFSSGSPFAVPWYHLVLPSLSILVITALVIYSLYFLARDSPKRAWLFIFLLIGFTSLVIIIPDLILGRRTSVTGRYMIPSYLGIQLSVSYLLGSKINPTLLSNRFHQFWKLILLALLTSGVISCVIISQSQTWWNNLTDTHNRQLAQIINQTSNPLVIQEIDSAPPRYNVFNLISLSYLLNPEVKFKFIPKNTTTKIPPKFSNIFFMAPSHVLQSGIEIDYQTKIEPIDGNPETRLWKLIKP
- a CDS encoding O-antigen ligase family protein, producing MKEIILSSPIILFFLVGIAIVYFLIIFNYTGRNKKLTEAIEMLFFGMLLISIAGSTGATLSPFDKLHPRALMLITTTIPTIAAQIGFYSIIFCIIVSRLRYTLRNYIRVLADIFVKAPFFSLFLLLAALSVFWSNDISLTLKTVLVLLEVTIFAIYFGKQYSWTEIYRFWRWVNIILAIICIFYAVKENQSDWHGVLGHKNQFSFFMAQTAVLWLMHAFYAPKQRRRSLAFVVISFIGLINGNSGASKVLTVVLLSLWGYFGFVKRLKVQWAFVSVILFMIVSICVSIIVTENLKFIVVDTLNKDMTLTGRTDFWPIIVDKINQRPILGYGLSGFWQPWRGAGDPGGDIIVAKTQFQPAHSHNGFLDLGLELGWLGVALFVCSFFNNIAKSVVYLGKARLPEAGLPLLLLTYTLMTNLTETGLVGITSIWFWYVVTTVRLTLDTSGKGDSATKRTVYPEILPLTS
- a CDS encoding metallophosphoesterase, producing MNWVFSGPLRVETVEIAIADLPASLKGTKLVQLSDLHYDGVRLSENLLAQAIEACNQAEADLILLTGDYVTDDPNPIDQLVQRLKHLQSRAGIYAVLGNHDLHHRRSKVQVTNALTSIGVRVLWNEVAYPLGSELPFVGFADLWSREFNPAPIMNELDPKTPRIVLSHNPDTAELLQQWRVDLQLSGHTHGGQVVIPGFGPGPILLNKLQPHIPKPMQRWIPFMRACTRVVKHWEWAEGLHQVGNNQLYINRGLGSYAPGRLFCPPEVTVITLVREVRN